From a region of the Roseivirga sp. 4D4 genome:
- the murB gene encoding UDP-N-acetylmuramate dehydrogenase — translation MTTFSENVSLKPFNTFGIEAKASQFQVFSSIPELQDLLNSVGASPLLILGGGSNLLLTQDFKGYVLKNELKGISVIKEDEDHVFVEVQAGENWHEFVLHAIANDWAGIENLSLIPGTVGAAPMQNIGAYGIEIKEVFDSLKAVEIATGEVHTFNKEACQFGYRESVFKKSLKGKYVIASVVFRLNKTPQFNTSYGAIQETLQEMGVTGLSIKAVSDAVIKIRQSKLPDPNEIGNAGSFFKNPEVEKIDFEGLKAEFPSIPGYQLPENKVKIPAAWLIEQAGWKGKTFGQIGVHKNQPLVLVNYGQGKGADLRDLAFKIRTSVTQKFGIELTPEVNII, via the coding sequence ATGACCACTTTTTCTGAAAACGTCTCACTCAAACCTTTCAATACTTTTGGTATTGAAGCCAAAGCGAGCCAGTTCCAAGTTTTCTCATCAATTCCAGAGCTCCAAGATCTGCTTAATTCTGTAGGAGCATCACCTCTACTCATTCTTGGAGGTGGCAGCAACCTTTTACTTACCCAGGACTTTAAGGGATATGTCTTGAAAAATGAGCTCAAAGGAATCTCTGTAATCAAGGAAGACGAAGACCATGTTTTTGTAGAAGTACAAGCAGGTGAGAATTGGCATGAATTCGTATTGCACGCCATAGCTAATGACTGGGCAGGTATTGAGAACCTCTCCTTAATTCCAGGGACAGTTGGTGCGGCTCCGATGCAAAATATTGGTGCTTATGGCATTGAAATCAAAGAAGTTTTTGATTCACTGAAGGCTGTCGAAATTGCCACGGGCGAAGTGCACACTTTCAATAAGGAAGCTTGTCAATTTGGTTACCGAGAAAGTGTCTTTAAAAAATCACTTAAAGGAAAATACGTTATTGCCTCTGTTGTATTTCGACTGAATAAAACTCCTCAGTTTAACACCTCATATGGCGCCATACAGGAAACACTTCAGGAAATGGGTGTCACAGGTTTAAGTATAAAAGCTGTCAGTGATGCTGTGATTAAGATTCGTCAAAGTAAACTTCCTGACCCGAATGAAATCGGTAATGCGGGTAGTTTCTTCAAAAATCCTGAAGTTGAAAAAATTGATTTTGAGGGACTCAAAGCTGAGTTTCCAAGTATTCCTGGTTACCAATTACCAGAAAACAAGGTGAAAATACCTGCAGCTTGGTTAATTGAACAAGCCGGTTGGAAAGGTAAGACCTTTGGCCAAATCGGAGTTCATAAGAATCAACCACTCGTACTCGTCAACTATGGACAAGGAAAAGGGGCTGACCTGAGAGATTTAGCTTTTAAGATTAGGACTAGTGTCACCCAAAAGTTCGGTATTGAGCTAACACCCGAGGTAAATATCATATAG
- a CDS encoding DinB family protein, translated as MNAVIDSLSSLYERDIDTLQAEVKAYKSEANLWKVNGEITNSGGNLALHLCGNLRHFIGAMLGGSGYIRQRDDEFNLKDVKRSELIDQIKTTKKVVIETIEGLKEDQLAENYPVNVFGKEMSTIYFLNHLHGHLNYHLGQLNYHRRLLDQ; from the coding sequence ATGAACGCTGTAATCGACTCGCTTAGCAGTCTTTATGAAAGGGACATTGACACGCTTCAGGCGGAAGTAAAGGCCTATAAAAGTGAAGCCAACCTTTGGAAGGTCAATGGTGAAATCACCAATTCAGGAGGTAACTTAGCTCTACATCTATGTGGAAACCTCCGACACTTCATTGGAGCGATGCTAGGCGGATCGGGATACATTCGCCAAAGAGATGATGAATTCAATCTGAAGGATGTTAAGCGCTCAGAATTGATAGATCAAATCAAAACGACAAAGAAAGTCGTAATTGAAACTATTGAGGGTCTAAAAGAAGATCAATTGGCAGAAAACTACCCAGTCAATGTATTCGGTAAGGAAATGAGCACGATTTACTTCTTAAATCACCTCCATGGTCATTTAAATTATCACCTAGGTCAGCTTAACTATCACAGAAGGTTATTAGATCAGTAA
- a CDS encoding phospho-sugar mutase, producing MIDQATQDKIDLWLNSAIDEESKAQIKAMSEDELVDSFYKDLEFGTGGLRGIMGPGSNRINKYTIGMATQGLANYLLKSFPNEDIKVAIAYDSRNNSKFFAETTAAVFSANGIYVYLFEALRPTPELSYAIRELGCKSGVVLTASHNPKEYNGYKAYWDDGAQVVAPHDKNIINEVQAISGVEAVKFDKVEANIESIGRALDEKYIKAILDLTLAQDAVDRQSDLKIVFSPIHGTSITLVPEVLERKGFKNLTVVEEQAEPNGNFPTVVYPNPEEKEAMTMALEKAKSIDADLVMATDPDADRVGIAAKNNQGEFELLNGNQAAALLIYFLLSKWKENGKLDGNQMIIKTIVTSDLLNRIAESFDVDCPDTLTGFKFIAALIKELEGKKEFIGGGEESYGYMISDFVRDKDAIASCAMLAEMTAWAKDQGLTVFDLLTEVYLKFGFYLETLVSMTKTGKQGAEEIQAMMAGFRSDPPSSIAGSKVIKICDYQQSEEKDLVTGTVNPIDLPKSNVLQFFLEDGAKISARPSGTEPKIKFYISVNMTLEAKAHQASVKASLENKIEAIKKDLDL from the coding sequence ATGATTGATCAAGCGACACAGGATAAAATAGACTTATGGCTAAACAGTGCCATAGACGAAGAAAGCAAGGCTCAAATAAAGGCCATGTCAGAAGATGAGCTCGTTGACTCTTTCTACAAAGACTTAGAGTTTGGTACTGGAGGACTTCGTGGAATTATGGGCCCTGGCTCAAACCGAATTAATAAGTACACGATTGGCATGGCTACTCAAGGCCTCGCTAACTACCTACTCAAATCATTCCCCAATGAGGACATTAAAGTGGCCATTGCCTATGATAGCAGAAACAACAGTAAATTCTTTGCTGAGACCACTGCGGCTGTGTTCTCGGCTAATGGCATCTACGTCTATCTATTTGAGGCACTTCGCCCCACACCAGAATTATCATATGCAATTAGAGAATTGGGCTGCAAAAGTGGCGTTGTGCTAACGGCTTCACATAACCCAAAGGAATACAACGGTTACAAGGCTTATTGGGATGATGGCGCTCAGGTAGTGGCACCACATGATAAGAATATCATCAACGAGGTTCAAGCCATCTCGGGAGTGGAAGCAGTGAAATTCGACAAAGTTGAAGCCAATATTGAATCCATTGGAAGGGCATTAGACGAAAAGTACATAAAGGCCATATTGGACCTCACACTGGCTCAAGATGCAGTGGATAGACAATCCGATCTAAAAATAGTCTTCTCTCCTATCCACGGAACTTCTATCACCCTTGTTCCAGAAGTATTAGAAAGAAAAGGATTCAAAAACCTAACCGTTGTCGAGGAGCAAGCGGAACCCAATGGTAACTTCCCGACAGTAGTATACCCAAACCCTGAAGAAAAGGAAGCAATGACCATGGCATTGGAAAAAGCCAAATCGATCGATGCAGATCTGGTAATGGCCACAGACCCTGATGCCGATCGGGTGGGTATTGCTGCCAAAAATAATCAGGGAGAATTCGAGTTACTCAACGGTAATCAGGCTGCTGCATTACTCATCTATTTCCTACTTTCTAAATGGAAAGAAAATGGCAAGTTGGACGGCAACCAAATGATCATCAAAACCATCGTCACCTCAGATCTTTTGAACAGGATTGCGGAAAGCTTTGATGTAGACTGTCCTGACACGCTCACCGGATTCAAATTCATAGCTGCCCTAATCAAAGAATTGGAAGGTAAGAAAGAGTTCATTGGCGGTGGCGAAGAGAGCTATGGTTATATGATCAGTGATTTTGTGAGAGACAAAGATGCTATTGCCTCATGTGCCATGCTCGCTGAAATGACCGCCTGGGCTAAAGATCAGGGATTGACTGTATTTGATTTGCTCACTGAAGTCTATTTGAAATTTGGTTTCTACCTAGAAACCTTAGTCTCCATGACCAAGACAGGAAAACAAGGAGCCGAAGAGATTCAAGCCATGATGGCGGGTTTCAGGTCTGACCCTCCATCTTCAATAGCAGGTAGTAAAGTGATAAAGATTTGTGATTATCAGCAGTCAGAGGAAAAGGACTTAGTCACAGGTACCGTTAACCCAATTGATTTACCCAAATCAAATGTACTTCAGTTCTTTTTAGAAGACGGAGCGAAAATTTCTGCTCGCCCTTCTGGCACTGAACCGAAAATCAAGTTTTATATTAGTGTAAATATGACTTTAGAAGCGAAAGCACATCAAGCCTCGGTAAAAGCTTCCTTAGAGAATAAAATTGAAGCCATTAAAAAGGATTTGGATCTATGA
- a CDS encoding pirin family protein, with product MSSIISIEKLNFPWQTQDPFLFCAFHDDHYPKGNGKLGPIDSLSGRQIGSDFSGKDGWSMYHGQQVPGFPSHPHKGFETITIAETGLVDHSDSLGAAGRFGNGDVQWMTAGGGVQHAEMFPLLKEEEENPLLLFQIWLNLPKASKHVPAHFAMLWNEDIPVYEHSDNDNRKTSVKVISGTLGEIENPSPAPDSFAANVDNEVAVWLIEMEPNAQWQLPLADKATNRSLYLYEGDTVSLGEQEMSKGFMAKLMGNEVTTLTNGEERSKFLFLQGKPIGEPVAQYGPFVMNTNAEIQEAMRQFQRTQFGGWPWPSSSHTHDPERGRFAKHADGREEVRS from the coding sequence ATGTCATCCATTATATCTATTGAAAAACTCAACTTCCCTTGGCAAACACAAGATCCGTTTCTATTCTGTGCATTTCATGATGATCATTATCCTAAGGGAAATGGCAAACTTGGTCCGATAGATTCTCTATCTGGAAGACAAATTGGTTCCGATTTTAGTGGAAAAGATGGCTGGAGCATGTATCACGGTCAGCAAGTTCCGGGTTTTCCATCTCATCCGCACAAGGGTTTTGAGACGATTACTATAGCTGAGACTGGACTGGTAGACCATTCCGATTCTCTAGGTGCTGCCGGTCGCTTTGGCAATGGTGATGTCCAATGGATGACGGCAGGTGGTGGTGTACAGCATGCCGAAATGTTCCCGTTACTCAAGGAGGAGGAAGAAAACCCACTTTTGCTTTTTCAAATCTGGTTAAATCTTCCAAAAGCCAGTAAGCATGTCCCTGCCCACTTTGCAATGCTCTGGAATGAAGATATTCCTGTCTATGAGCATTCCGACAATGATAATCGTAAGACATCTGTCAAAGTAATATCAGGCACCTTGGGTGAAATAGAAAACCCTAGTCCTGCACCCGATTCCTTTGCTGCAAATGTTGATAATGAAGTGGCAGTATGGCTTATAGAAATGGAACCCAACGCCCAATGGCAATTACCATTAGCAGATAAAGCTACGAACAGAAGCCTCTACCTTTATGAAGGGGATACAGTCAGTTTGGGTGAACAAGAAATGAGTAAGGGCTTTATGGCCAAATTAATGGGCAATGAAGTGACCACCCTGACTAATGGGGAAGAGAGATCCAAATTCCTTTTTCTTCAAGGTAAACCGATTGGAGAACCCGTTGCCCAATACGGACCATTCGTCATGAATACCAATGCCGAGATTCAAGAGGCTATGAGGCAATTTCAAAGAACCCAATTCGGAGGTTGGCCTTGGCCTAGTAGTAGCCACACCCATGATCCTGAGAGAGGCAGATTTGCAAAGCATGCTGACGGCAGAGAAGAGGTTAGAAGTTAG
- a CDS encoding TolB family protein encodes MRQFLLLGFLFFTMACDNSRSGEVESLVYLSSRDGNFDLYGIDPLGQWEKRLTTNEGWDWQPKWINGLNKLVYYTNDKERNFSVVAYSFDTDQVDSLPNSDLLNFQLTPDGKRIVYTEKEGDYQNIWMCKLDGSERIQLTNSQSYSGRFSISPNGEKLLFISDRSGSNELYLLNIESKELQRLTNNDLVEKYNTWSPDGTKVAFTMRTNEEGSKEDIYILDLGTLDITRLTDTPYSEQEIAWSLGGDKIAFHGTTDAGDHIFTIDLADGKFTKITSGDAYHGEPAWVPIEL; translated from the coding sequence ATGCGACAGTTTTTACTATTAGGCTTTCTATTCTTCACAATGGCTTGTGATAATTCTCGATCAGGTGAAGTGGAGAGTCTGGTCTATTTGTCGAGTCGAGATGGTAATTTCGATCTTTATGGTATCGATCCCTTAGGGCAATGGGAGAAGAGGCTGACAACAAATGAGGGCTGGGATTGGCAACCTAAATGGATCAATGGTCTGAATAAATTGGTTTACTATACCAATGATAAGGAAAGAAACTTTTCTGTTGTTGCTTATTCTTTTGACACTGATCAGGTGGACAGTTTACCGAATAGTGATTTGTTGAACTTTCAATTAACTCCTGACGGTAAGAGGATCGTCTACACCGAGAAAGAAGGCGATTATCAAAATATCTGGATGTGCAAGCTAGATGGAAGTGAAAGAATACAACTGACTAACAGTCAATCTTATAGTGGGCGGTTTTCTATTTCTCCCAATGGAGAGAAGCTGCTTTTCATCTCAGATCGGTCAGGTAGCAATGAACTTTATCTGCTGAATATTGAGAGCAAAGAATTACAAAGGCTTACAAACAATGACTTGGTCGAAAAGTATAACACTTGGTCTCCAGATGGAACTAAAGTGGCCTTTACCATGAGAACAAATGAGGAGGGGAGTAAGGAGGACATTTATATCCTTGATCTAGGGACTCTGGATATAACCAGACTGACGGATACCCCATATTCAGAACAAGAGATTGCTTGGTCTCTGGGTGGGGATAAGATAGCTTTTCATGGTACTACGGACGCAGGTGATCATATTTTCACCATTGATTTGGCCGATGGGAAGTTTACTAAAATTACATCCGGTGATGCTTATCACGGTGAACCAGCTTGGGTTCCTATTGAACTTTAA